A single Halopelagius longus DNA region contains:
- a CDS encoding FAD-dependent oxidoreductase: MTEPFVVVGGDAAGLSAASKLRREAPERDVVVFEKGRWVSYAHCGTPYFVKGAVDDLTDLLSLSPEDVEDRGIELRREAEVTAVNTDKRLVTVVDADGTAYEQPYAELLVATGGRATSAPIPGIDLDGVFTMHGLDSAATVRAYLSTPETFTVDSLGGGEFVHEEAVSRYGAMEPPEVMTIVGGGYVGVEMAEAFSAWDLDVHLFQRGDHPLTPFGEAVGERVASHLQDYGVTLHLGEEVEELRGKEGHVSSVVCYDGSELETDGVLVGIGIRPNVELLEGTEVELGDSGAIAVDEYGRTSVDGIYAAGDCAEMPHAVTGDPAWIPLGLTANRAGRAIGKTIAGDPTPVGSVAGTAVVKAFDLECGRTGIIDCDAARDVGFDPVAETITAGSRSGYYPGNEETTVTLVADRDSGRLLGGSIVGEDRAAVRIDTVATALEAALAVEEVEQLDLAYAPPFSPVWDPVLVAAKVLGESLSA, encoded by the coding sequence ATGACAGAACCGTTCGTAGTCGTCGGTGGTGACGCCGCGGGACTGAGTGCGGCGAGTAAATTACGGAGGGAGGCCCCCGAAAGAGACGTCGTCGTCTTCGAGAAGGGCCGATGGGTGTCGTACGCACACTGCGGCACACCGTACTTCGTCAAAGGAGCGGTGGACGATTTGACAGATCTCCTATCACTGTCTCCCGAGGATGTCGAAGACCGCGGCATCGAACTCAGGCGAGAAGCGGAGGTAACGGCGGTAAATACGGACAAACGACTCGTGACCGTCGTTGACGCGGATGGGACGGCGTACGAACAACCGTACGCAGAACTCCTCGTTGCGACCGGGGGGAGAGCCACCTCCGCGCCCATCCCTGGGATAGATCTCGATGGAGTGTTCACGATGCACGGTCTCGACTCCGCAGCGACGGTCCGTGCGTACCTTTCGACCCCCGAGACGTTCACCGTCGATTCCCTAGGTGGCGGGGAGTTCGTCCACGAGGAGGCCGTCTCACGGTACGGTGCGATGGAGCCTCCGGAGGTGATGACCATCGTCGGCGGTGGATACGTCGGTGTCGAGATGGCCGAGGCGTTCTCTGCATGGGACCTCGACGTCCACTTGTTCCAGCGCGGCGACCACCCCCTCACGCCGTTCGGTGAGGCCGTGGGAGAGCGCGTCGCGTCGCACCTCCAAGACTACGGCGTGACGCTCCACCTTGGCGAGGAGGTCGAGGAACTCCGAGGGAAAGAAGGGCACGTCTCCTCGGTCGTCTGTTACGACGGGAGCGAACTCGAAACCGACGGCGTCCTCGTCGGCATCGGTATTCGCCCGAACGTCGAACTCTTAGAGGGTACCGAGGTCGAACTCGGAGACAGCGGAGCGATAGCAGTCGACGAGTACGGCCGCACGTCGGTCGATGGCATCTACGCCGCGGGCGACTGCGCGGAGATGCCGCACGCGGTCACGGGCGACCCGGCGTGGATTCCACTCGGCCTCACTGCGAATCGGGCCGGTCGCGCAATCGGGAAGACGATAGCTGGGGATCCGACGCCGGTCGGGAGCGTCGCTGGGACCGCCGTCGTCAAAGCGTTCGATCTCGAATGCGGCCGGACTGGAATCATCGACTGTGACGCCGCACGAGACGTGGGATTCGACCCGGTCGCGGAGACGATAACCGCCGGTTCTCGGTCGGGATACTACCCCGGCAACGAAGAGACGACGGTCACGCTCGTCGCGGACCGCGACAGCGGAAGACTGCTAGGAGGGAGTATTGTTGGCGAAGACCGCGCGGCCGTTAGAATCGATACCGTCGCGACGGCTCTCGAGGCTGCCCTGGCTGTCGAGGAGGTCGAGCAGCTCGACCTGGCGTACGCACCGCCATTCAGCCCCGTTTGGGACCCGGTACTCGTCGCGGCAAAGGTGCTCGGCGAGTCGCTGTCCGCCTGA
- a CDS encoding sugar phosphate isomerase/epimerase family protein has protein sequence MVQLAFSTNAFTRYSLPEAIRRIADHGYAGVELLGDTPHAYFPEFDDDERTAVLDALDETGLEVSNVNANTAMGYYDDAPPSSFFDPSIVTANDGEREWRVEYTKRAIDLAEVTDAPAVCVATGRPLPGNPPDRAYDYLRDSLHEILDYAEPRGVEVGIEFEPELLVECTDEVLELIDDIGRDSLGINLDIGHAAVYGEDLTETIHRSEGHITGVHLEDIEGGRRGKHYHLIPEEGDLDFGAVFDAFDDIAYEGFATLELYTYPDKPDEAAKEAYEALSGHV, from the coding sequence ATGGTGCAATTAGCGTTCTCGACGAATGCGTTCACACGGTACTCGCTCCCCGAGGCGATACGTCGGATCGCCGACCATGGGTACGCCGGCGTCGAGCTTTTGGGAGATACGCCTCACGCGTACTTTCCGGAGTTCGACGACGACGAGCGAACGGCCGTGTTGGACGCCCTCGACGAAACTGGTCTCGAAGTGTCGAACGTCAACGCGAACACCGCGATGGGGTATTATGACGACGCACCGCCGTCGTCGTTCTTCGACCCGAGTATCGTCACGGCTAACGACGGAGAGCGTGAGTGGCGCGTTGAGTACACGAAACGTGCGATAGACCTCGCAGAAGTGACCGATGCGCCCGCAGTTTGCGTCGCGACGGGCCGTCCGCTTCCCGGTAATCCGCCAGACCGAGCGTACGACTATCTCCGAGACTCCTTACACGAGATTCTCGATTACGCCGAACCGCGCGGCGTTGAGGTGGGAATCGAGTTCGAACCCGAACTCCTTGTGGAGTGTACCGACGAAGTACTCGAACTCATCGACGATATCGGCCGCGACTCGTTGGGGATTAATCTCGACATCGGTCACGCTGCCGTGTACGGGGAGGACCTCACGGAGACGATTCACCGCAGTGAGGGACACATCACCGGCGTCCACCTAGAGGACATCGAGGGAGGGCGGCGAGGAAAGCACTATCATCTCATCCCCGAAGAAGGTGACTTGGATTTCGGGGCAGTTTTCGACGCATTCGACGATATCGCCTACGAGGGGTTCGCGACCCTCGAACTGTACACCTACCCCGATAAACCGGACGAGGCCGCGAAGGAGGCTTACGAGGCGCTCTCGGGACATGTCTGA
- a CDS encoding dihydrolipoyl dehydrogenase, with amino-acid sequence MEEFDFLVIGSGSGLDVANAAANQGQSVAVVERGALGGTCLNRGCIPSKMLLYHADVLETIERAGEFHIDADVTDVAFSDIVREVNDDVEEDSESIRRGLRSSSQHELFEGEAKFVDERTVEVSGGEDDGARLRAETVLVAAGTRPTLPDIDGIEGVDYLTSTEALQLEAPPEHLVIVGGGYIAAELGHFFGTFGSDVTIIGRRPSLLPAADEDVAAEFTERYADRFTLHTGYEATAVSETDDGVTVEARPFAYGDEDPDADLEPVTVTGDSLLVAAGRRPNTDTLDVDEAGIETDERGFVETDEYLRTTAEGVWALGDIVGEYLLKHSANHEAAAVARNIFGDELQPVDYTAMPFAVFASPEVAGVGAREEDLRAADAEYATRIYQYDQTARGSAMKADGFVKAIIDLDGQILGCHIIGPEASNLVEEVVVAMKAGSGTVQDIRQSVHIHPALSEVVQRAFSGQFTRGDGGHSHSHSH; translated from the coding sequence ATGGAGGAATTCGATTTCTTGGTCATCGGGTCCGGGTCCGGTCTCGACGTGGCGAACGCGGCCGCGAATCAGGGACAGTCCGTCGCCGTCGTCGAACGAGGCGCGCTCGGCGGAACGTGTCTCAACCGGGGCTGCATCCCCTCGAAGATGCTGCTGTACCACGCGGACGTTCTCGAAACGATAGAGCGCGCCGGCGAGTTCCACATCGACGCGGACGTGACGGACGTCGCGTTCTCGGACATCGTTCGGGAAGTCAACGACGACGTCGAGGAGGACTCCGAGTCGATTCGTCGTGGACTCCGATCCTCGTCGCAGCACGAGTTGTTCGAGGGCGAGGCGAAGTTCGTTGACGAACGAACCGTCGAAGTGAGTGGTGGGGAGGACGACGGGGCGCGTCTCCGCGCGGAGACGGTCCTCGTCGCCGCCGGGACCCGTCCGACACTTCCCGACATCGACGGTATCGAGGGCGTGGACTACCTGACGAGCACCGAAGCGCTCCAGTTGGAGGCGCCGCCGGAGCACCTCGTCATCGTCGGCGGCGGGTACATCGCCGCCGAACTCGGGCACTTCTTCGGGACGTTCGGAAGCGATGTGACCATAATCGGGCGGCGACCGAGTCTGCTTCCGGCGGCTGACGAGGACGTCGCGGCGGAGTTTACCGAACGGTACGCCGACCGGTTCACGCTACACACGGGTTACGAGGCGACCGCAGTCTCGGAAACCGACGACGGCGTGACGGTCGAGGCGCGTCCGTTCGCGTACGGCGACGAGGACCCGGACGCTGATCTCGAACCCGTGACCGTGACCGGGGACTCGCTACTCGTCGCGGCCGGACGGCGGCCGAACACCGACACGCTCGACGTCGACGAGGCGGGGATAGAGACCGACGAGAGGGGATTCGTCGAGACGGACGAGTACCTCCGGACCACCGCCGAGGGCGTGTGGGCCCTCGGCGACATCGTCGGGGAGTACCTGTTGAAACACAGCGCGAACCACGAAGCCGCCGCCGTCGCGCGCAACATCTTCGGCGACGAGCTCCAACCGGTCGATTACACCGCGATGCCGTTCGCCGTGTTCGCCTCGCCCGAGGTGGCCGGCGTCGGCGCGCGGGAGGAGGACCTCCGCGCGGCGGACGCGGAGTACGCGACCCGTATCTATCAGTACGACCAGACGGCGCGCGGAAGTGCGATGAAAGCAGATGGATTCGTGAAGGCCATCATCGACTTGGACGGGCAGATACTCGGCTGTCACATAATCGGCCCGGAGGCGTCGAACCTCGTCGAAGAGGTGGTCGTCGCGATGAAGGCGGGGTCAGGTACCGTTCAGGACATCAGACAGTCGGTGCACATCCATCCAGCCCTCTCGGAGGTCGTCCAGCGTGCGTTCTCGGGGCAGTTCACCCGCGGCGACGGCGGTCACTCTCACTCCCATTCTCACTAA
- a CDS encoding sugar phosphate isomerase/epimerase family protein, which yields MQFGFSTNAFRKYGLTESIEVLADAGYDGVEILLDQPHLYPPEADEEEVEEVVQTLDDREIAISNCNAFMLTAIEDFHHPSFVEPDEDYRRRRVKFTLAALDTAAALGAEHISIEPGGPVPHDHSREWATDTFVKGLTEVSTKAEEVGVDVLVEPEPDLLIETSDEFLELMDRIDSPRIGCNFDAGHFFCVGEDPTALVEKLADYTKHYHLEDIPADRTHEHTQLGEGDMDIDGFLSTLEDVGYDGFVTVELYPYEETAAETARDAMEYLDEHGWT from the coding sequence ACGACGGTGTCGAGATACTGCTAGATCAGCCGCACCTGTATCCACCAGAGGCCGACGAGGAGGAAGTCGAAGAGGTCGTACAGACGCTCGACGACCGTGAGATCGCAATCAGCAACTGCAACGCGTTCATGCTGACGGCCATCGAGGACTTTCACCACCCCTCGTTCGTCGAACCGGACGAGGACTACCGCCGTCGGCGCGTCAAGTTCACCCTCGCCGCACTCGATACCGCCGCGGCGCTGGGGGCCGAACACATCTCCATCGAACCCGGCGGTCCCGTCCCCCATGACCACTCCCGCGAGTGGGCCACGGACACGTTCGTCAAGGGACTGACCGAGGTGTCGACCAAGGCCGAGGAGGTCGGCGTGGACGTGTTGGTCGAACCCGAGCCCGATCTGCTCATCGAGACGTCTGACGAGTTCCTCGAACTCATGGACCGCATCGACTCCCCGCGGATCGGATGTAACTTTGACGCAGGCCACTTCTTCTGCGTTGGCGAGGACCCGACTGCGCTGGTCGAAAAGTTGGCGGACTACACGAAACACTACCACCTCGAAGACATCCCCGCTGACCGGACCCACGAGCACACGCAGCTGGGCGAAGGAGATATGGATATCGATGGATTCCTCTCGACGCTCGAAGACGTTGGCTACGACGGGTTCGTGACCGTCGAACTGTATCCGTACGAGGAAACCGCCGCGGAGACGGCTCGAGACGCGATGGAGTACCTCGACGAGCACGGGTGGACGTGA
- a CDS encoding glycoside hydrolase family 15 protein — protein sequence MTETEFTPIKEYGFIGNLETCALVAPNGSVDWFPFPHVEGASILAAILDPERGGRFQVSPAVPFEGTQQYVERTNVLETTFDAANGTATVTDFFPPAGKVDHPKKVLYRKVTCAEGSIDLEVEYEPGFDYGRADPAFVRTEKGIRAEGEDERTLLEATTDLEIVGNRVTGTLAVEEGDTEWLLLRCTGAEDADADPEGALEDTVSYWEEWVGTCSDEGSGCIFEGPWHDLAVRSGLALKLLTHEETGAIAAAPTTSLPEDIGGVRNWDYRFNWLRDAGFTVQALSSLGNSEGATEYFEWYMNLCQADEPEKIQPLYGLHGESDLEETELEHLNGYRNSRPVRIGNGAADQTQLDIYGELLLAVDEVLELGRELDDEEWDAVHDIVEYVREVWDDPDAGIWEVRGPGRQFVYSKVMCWVALDRGIDIATTYGYEAPVDEWRDARETIKEDVLENGYDEDTDAFVQAYGSDALDATGLLIPIVGFLPFDDERVQNTIDAIEDRLLEGDVLVKRYDGDDGLPGDEGAFVLCSCWLIDALALSGRVEEAVDRFESLIEYVSPLGLLAEEIDADTGEQLGNFPQAFSHIGLVNSALYLGHVQGYESPGAEPMGIRLGDSVSRDDG from the coding sequence ATGACCGAAACAGAATTTACCCCCATCAAGGAGTACGGATTTATCGGAAATTTGGAGACGTGCGCGCTCGTCGCGCCGAACGGGTCAGTCGACTGGTTCCCGTTTCCCCACGTCGAGGGTGCCAGTATCCTCGCGGCGATTCTCGACCCCGAGCGAGGTGGTCGATTCCAGGTCAGTCCGGCCGTCCCGTTCGAAGGGACGCAACAGTACGTCGAGCGAACGAACGTCCTCGAGACGACGTTCGACGCGGCGAACGGAACGGCGACGGTGACCGACTTCTTCCCTCCGGCGGGGAAGGTCGACCACCCGAAGAAGGTTCTCTACCGAAAGGTCACCTGCGCCGAGGGGAGTATCGACCTCGAAGTCGAGTACGAACCGGGGTTCGACTACGGCCGCGCCGACCCCGCGTTCGTTCGGACCGAGAAGGGGATCCGCGCCGAGGGCGAAGACGAACGAACACTTCTAGAGGCGACAACCGACCTCGAGATCGTCGGCAACCGGGTGACCGGGACGCTCGCGGTCGAGGAGGGAGACACGGAGTGGCTGTTGCTCCGTTGCACCGGCGCCGAGGACGCCGACGCGGACCCGGAGGGAGCGCTCGAAGACACAGTCAGTTACTGGGAGGAGTGGGTTGGCACCTGCAGCGATGAAGGGTCGGGCTGCATCTTCGAGGGACCGTGGCACGACCTCGCGGTACGATCGGGACTCGCGCTCAAACTCCTCACACACGAGGAGACGGGGGCCATCGCGGCCGCGCCCACGACGTCACTTCCGGAGGACATCGGCGGCGTCAGAAACTGGGACTACCGATTCAACTGGCTCCGAGACGCCGGATTCACCGTCCAGGCACTATCGAGCCTCGGTAACTCCGAAGGTGCGACCGAGTACTTCGAGTGGTACATGAACCTCTGTCAGGCGGACGAACCGGAGAAGATCCAACCGCTGTACGGACTCCACGGCGAATCGGACCTCGAAGAGACGGAACTCGAACACTTAAACGGGTACCGGAACTCTCGTCCGGTTCGCATCGGAAACGGGGCCGCAGACCAGACACAACTCGACATCTACGGCGAACTGCTCTTAGCGGTCGACGAGGTGCTCGAACTCGGCCGGGAGTTGGACGACGAGGAGTGGGACGCCGTTCACGATATCGTCGAGTACGTCCGCGAAGTGTGGGACGACCCCGACGCCGGTATCTGGGAAGTCCGAGGCCCGGGGAGGCAGTTTGTCTACTCGAAGGTGATGTGTTGGGTCGCGCTCGACCGAGGTATCGACATCGCGACGACCTACGGTTACGAGGCTCCCGTCGACGAGTGGCGGGACGCCCGCGAGACTATCAAGGAGGACGTACTCGAGAATGGGTACGACGAGGATACCGACGCGTTCGTACAGGCCTATGGCTCGGACGCCCTCGATGCGACCGGTTTGTTGATTCCTATCGTCGGCTTTCTCCCGTTCGACGACGAGCGTGTGCAGAACACCATCGATGCGATAGAAGACCGTCTCTTGGAGGGAGACGTTCTCGTAAAGCGGTACGACGGCGACGACGGACTGCCGGGGGACGAAGGGGCGTTCGTCCTCTGTTCGTGCTGGCTGATCGACGCACTCGCGCTCTCCGGACGCGTCGAGGAGGCCGTCGACCGATTCGAATCCCTCATTGAGTACGTGAGCCCGCTCGGTCTCCTCGCCGAGGAGATAGACGCCGACACCGGCGAACAGCTCGGGAACTTCCCGCAGGCGTTCAGCCACATCGGGCTCGTCAACAGCGCACTCTATTTGGGCCACGTGCAAGGGTACGAGTCGCCGGGGGCAGAGCCGATGGGAATTCGGCTCGGCGACTCCGTCTCTCGTGACGACGGATGA
- a CDS encoding UbiA family prenyltransferase translates to MDVRVALGRPGLRRTLSGYAALVRVPNLFTAPPDVLAGIALATAVGTSVLVTEALGAAVASVLLYAGGTTLNDYFDAEVDAEERPERPIPSGRVSRTTALALGTALLVSGVAVAFVAAGLSAGFVAALVALVVVLYDGPLKGGPAGFLAMGTARGLNVTLGFASTSAIDLYAAPSVTVPPWLFVVPPTVTLYVAAFTYMAAREATGADRRAVVVAAMGAAMVTPVPPVVVLSVDTELILVGVSTLLAGAFITWTGRALQRAYRNPSPEVVGPAIGTCVLALIVLDAAFAAGEGLGWALGTLSFLIPAAGLTRAFDIS, encoded by the coding sequence GTGGACGTGAGGGTGGCGCTCGGGCGGCCCGGTCTCAGGCGAACGCTCTCGGGATATGCGGCGCTCGTACGCGTACCGAATCTATTCACTGCGCCGCCGGACGTATTAGCGGGTATCGCCCTCGCAACTGCGGTCGGTACTTCTGTTTTGGTGACCGAGGCCCTCGGTGCAGCCGTCGCATCGGTACTCCTCTATGCGGGCGGGACGACCCTGAACGACTACTTCGACGCCGAAGTGGACGCCGAGGAGCGCCCTGAACGTCCCATCCCTTCGGGCCGTGTCTCGCGAACTACCGCACTTGCGTTGGGAACTGCGTTGCTCGTGAGCGGCGTCGCCGTGGCTTTCGTCGCTGCGGGGCTCTCTGCAGGGTTCGTGGCTGCACTCGTCGCCCTCGTCGTCGTGTTGTACGATGGCCCGCTCAAAGGTGGACCCGCGGGGTTCCTTGCGATGGGTACGGCTCGCGGACTCAACGTCACCCTCGGATTCGCCAGTACGTCCGCCATCGACCTCTATGCGGCGCCGTCCGTCACCGTCCCGCCGTGGCTGTTTGTGGTCCCGCCCACCGTCACTCTCTACGTGGCAGCGTTCACGTATATGGCGGCACGAGAAGCGACCGGTGCGGACAGACGAGCCGTCGTCGTCGCCGCGATGGGTGCAGCGATGGTCACGCCGGTTCCGCCCGTCGTCGTACTGAGTGTCGATACGGAACTCATCCTGGTCGGCGTCTCGACGTTACTTGCGGGAGCCTTCATCACATGGACTGGCCGGGCGTTACAGAGGGCGTATCGCAATCCGAGCCCCGAAGTCGTCGGTCCGGCAATCGGGACTTGTGTCCTCGCACTTATCGTGTTAGACGCCGCGTTTGCCGCGGGGGAGGGTCTCGGTTGGGCGCTCGGTACGCTCTCGTTTTTAATTCCCGCCGCTGGACTGACCCGTGCGTTCGACATATCATAA
- a CDS encoding DsrE family protein — protein MTKAAVIILAGTDGHSNLGRLVNGLETAKEFADGDGDEVELIFDGAGTQWIPELEDEDSDYHELYQSVRDEASACKYCSNAFGVNDAVQDAGVVQIDENDGHPSVKSLVEDGYEVITF, from the coding sequence ATGACGAAAGCAGCAGTCATCATCCTCGCAGGTACCGACGGACACAGTAACCTCGGCCGACTCGTGAACGGTCTCGAGACGGCGAAGGAGTTCGCAGACGGCGACGGCGACGAAGTCGAACTCATCTTCGACGGCGCAGGAACGCAGTGGATCCCCGAACTCGAAGATGAGGATAGCGACTACCACGAACTCTATCAGTCGGTTCGTGACGAGGCATCCGCGTGCAAGTACTGTTCCAACGCCTTCGGCGTGAACGACGCGGTCCAAGATGCGGGCGTCGTCCAGATAGACGAGAACGACGGCCACCCGAGCGTCAAATCGCTCGTCGAAGACGGCTACGAAGTCATCACGTTCTAA
- a CDS encoding winged helix-turn-helix domain-containing protein yields MVDNAPDELREMPPSAKLVFVTLHYEGPLTQGQIADESLLPTRTVRYALETLREEDLVERRFYIQDARKRLYALTERDEQSESAERRRVMP; encoded by the coding sequence ATGGTCGACAACGCTCCGGACGAACTTCGAGAGATGCCGCCGAGTGCGAAACTCGTCTTCGTCACGCTCCACTACGAGGGCCCACTCACACAGGGCCAGATAGCCGACGAGTCGCTTCTCCCCACTCGAACGGTTCGATACGCGCTCGAGACGTTGCGCGAGGAAGACTTAGTCGAACGCCGGTTCTACATCCAAGACGCGCGGAAGCGCCTCTACGCTCTCACCGAGCGAGACGAACAGTCCGAGTCCGCCGAGAGGCGACGAGTAATGCCCTGA
- a CDS encoding putative quinol monooxygenase produces the protein MIVVHATFPIDPDNREQALELARKLAEHSRDEDGIVEYRVTTDIDDPNVLRFVERYENEEAFEAHAETDHFREFESVLPDLLTGEPKVVQFDVDSATDVEL, from the coding sequence ATGATCGTAGTTCACGCGACGTTCCCGATTGATCCAGACAACCGCGAGCAAGCTCTCGAATTAGCTCGAAAGCTAGCGGAGCACTCCAGAGACGAGGACGGTATCGTCGAGTACCGGGTTACGACCGACATCGACGACCCGAACGTGCTCCGATTCGTCGAACGGTACGAGAACGAGGAGGCGTTCGAAGCGCACGCGGAGACGGACCACTTCCGAGAATTCGAATCAGTGCTGCCCGACCTCTTGACCGGAGAACCGAAAGTAGTCCAGTTCGACGTCGACTCTGCGACGGACGTCGAACTCTGA